One window of the Silurus meridionalis isolate SWU-2019-XX chromosome 24, ASM1480568v1, whole genome shotgun sequence genome contains the following:
- the psmb8a gene encoding proteasome subunit beta type-8 produces MALLEVSGSSSFSGFGSQFSSNRTLFIDRPNHYSFGTKSQEFAVPVGVDPSAFLKSCSCDGGISIDLNHGTTTLAFKFRHGVIVAVDSRASAGRYIDSKEANKVIEINPYLLGTMSGSAADCQYWERLLAKECRLYQLRNQQRISVSAASKLLSNMMLGYRGMGLSMGSMIIGWDKKGPGLYYVDNNGTRLSGQMFSTGCGNSYAYGVIDSGYREDMTVEEACELGRRGIAHATHRDAYSGGVVNLYHMQKDGWVKVCKEDVSELIHKYRKGMF; encoded by the exons ATGGCTCTTTTGGAAGTGAGtggatcttcatctttttccGGTTTTGGCTCCCAGTTCAGCTCAAATCGGACGCTCTTTATTGATCGCCCCAATCACTACAGCTTTGGGACAAAATCTCAGGAATTTGCTGTACCAGTTGGAGTTGAT CCATCAGCTTTTCTGAAATCATGCAGTTGTGATGGTGGGATCTCTATAGACTTAAACCATGGCACTACGACACTGGCTTTTAAGTTCCGCCATGGCGTTATCGTAGCCGTCGACTCCAGGGCCTCAGCTGGACGCTATATTG ATTCAAAGGAGGCAAATAAGGTAATCGAGATCAACCCTTACCTGCTGGGCACCATGTCTGGTAGTGCAGCAGACTGCCAGTACTGGGAGAGACTTCTGGCTAAGGAGTGCAG GCTTTACCAGCTCCGTAACCAGCAGAGGATCTCGGTGTCTGCAGCTTCCAAGCTGCTGTCCAACATGATGCTTGGATATAGAGGCATGGGCCTGTCCATGGGTAGCATGATCATTGGCTGGGACAAGAAG GGCCCTGGTCTGTATTATGTAGATAACAATGGAACTCGTCTCTCAGGCCAAATGTTTTCCACGGGCTGTGGAAACAGCTATGCATATGGAGTGATAGACAGTGGGTACCGTGAGGATATGACCGTGGAAGAGGCGTGCGAGCTTGGCCGTCGTGGCATTGCTCACGCCACACACAGGGATGCCTACTCTGGTGGAGTCGTAAACC TCTATCACATGCAGAAGGACGGTTGGGTTAAGGTGTGCAAGGAGGATGTATCCGAGTTAATCCATAAGTACAGGAAAGGAATGTTCTGA
- the psmb12 gene encoding proteasome 20S subunit beta 12, with amino-acid sequence MDPPTSKNKGVSTGTTIVAVKFNGGVIIGSDSRASMGGSYVSSKVINKLIQVHDRIFCCIAGSLADAQYVTRVAKFQLAFHSIQMGSPPLVKAAATVLKELCYSNREDLQAGFITAGWDQKKGPQVYTVSMGGMLISQPFTIGGSGSTYIYGYMDAKYKPDMSREECIQYVKNALALAIGRDNVSGGIAHLVVITEGGVEHVVVPGDKLPKFNDK; translated from the exons ATGGACCCACCAACATCCAAGAATAAAGGAGTCAGCACAGGT ACTACCATAGTTGCAGTAAAGTTCAATGGAGGTGTTATCATTGGTTCAGACTCCAGGGCCTCAATGGGTGG GTCATATGTGTCATCTAAAGTCATTAACAAGCTGATACAGGTTCATGATCGGATATTTTGCTGCATTGCTGGTTCTCTGGCAGACGCACAATATGTCACAAGAGTAGCCAAGTTTCAGCTGGCTTTCCACAG CATACAGATGGGGTCACCTCCTTTAGTGAAAGCTGCAGCCACTGTGCTAAAGGAGCTGTGCTACAGTAATAGGGAAGATCTACAGGCTGGTTTCATCACAGCGGGTTGGGACCAAAAGAAAGGGCCACAG gtgtaCACAGTATCTATGGGAGGAATGCTGATTAGTCAACCCTTTACCATTGGAGGTTCTGGTAGCACGTATATCTACGGCTACATGGATGCAAAGTACAAACCAGACATGAGCCGAGAGGAGTGCATTCAGTATGTCAAAAATG CTTTGGCATTGGCTATTGGCAGAGATAACGTTAGTGGTGGTATCGCTCATTTGGTGGTGATCACCGAAGGTGGAGTTGAACATGTGGTTGTTCCTGGTGATAAATTACCAAAgtttaatgataaataa